In Capricornis sumatraensis isolate serow.1 chromosome 2, serow.2, whole genome shotgun sequence, the DNA window GGCCTAGGGACAGCAGTCGGGTCCCTGGTgggcctctcctcccaccttgctTCCTCTGTCAGTTTCCACACGCATTAACAGTCAAGTCCATTCGTTCCCCTCAGAACTTGCTGTCCCTCCATCCATAATGCTCCTGGATCCAACCTCAGCCAGCATTCACCACAGGTCTCCCTCTCCCAACAGAGACTCCACCTGCCTCATTACTTAAATAATCTTTATTTCTCATGCACTAGGAAAGATGGGATTGTATGAAACACTGCATTTCACAGCAAAGGCCTCAGTCCATATCACAACACAAGGGACCAGGGGGGATCCGGGTGTGGTCAAAACTCTGGGGACCACAGTGGGGTTACTATCCTCAGGGAAGATCCAGAACCCTCCTGCTACAAGGGCCCCAGACATGGCACAGGGCGGCTACCCCCTCCcacagaggcacaggaagctgacACCAGAGGAGCACACAGACcagaaaaaggacagagaaagctgcTGGGCAGTGACTTGGCAGAGGTGGTGGTCCAGCACCTCCAGGGCCTGAGTCCAGGAAGCCAAGGCTGGGACTCAGCCAACCCTACCTGCCGAGGAGCTGCTGGAGCTCACAGATCCCAGGCAGCCCATGCCCACAACATATGTGTACAGGCCACACCTGACTGCCTCCCCAGCCACATAAATAAGACGGGGGCCTGAATTCAAGCTCCAGTCAAAGGCTGAATTTGCCCAAGCAGGACCTCAAGGGTTAGAGGGGCCAGCCCCCCACAACCATCCCAAGCTCTCAGATGCTCGAAGGACTGGTCAGGCTACAGAGGATCCTGGGACAGAGCTTCCAGTGGGGCAGACCTCAAACCTGGACCCTCAGGTGCCACATGAGCCAAGACGAGGGCAAAGCAGCTCCACTCGCCCTGGGGTGGCACAGGGACAGACACAGGTAGAAACATGCAGGACAGAACAAGGAAGAACGACACATGCAGAGACCAGAACAGGCTGGGAGGGGTCTGCAGACAGAATGTGGGCAAGGTGCCGAGATGAAGGGCACTGCAGGGGCCGGGCTCACTGAGGCCCGGGGCTCATGGTGATGCCTGCCTCCTCCGGGATGGTCTCCAGCATCTCGCTCTGCACGGCCTGCGTGATGAGCGCCAGCTCCTGGCACAGGGTCTCGTGGCGGTAGCCCACGCGGATGTCCGGCACGTTGGTGCGGCGGATGTCGTTGCCCTCGGGGCCCTCCTTGGTATAGTTGGGTCCCAGCCAGTGGCTCTTCACCTGGAGGGGCAGGGTAAGGTGCAGGGCTGCAGCCCGCTCTGAGAGGCCAGCAGCCCTatgagtctgtgtgtgttagtgacttggtcatgtctgactgtgtgaccccatggactacagcccaccaggctcctctgtccatgggacttcccagtcaagaatactggagtgggttgccatttgttccTCCAGgtaatctttccaacccagggactgaagccgagtctcctacattgcaggcagattcttcacctccgAGCTCAGCACCCCCGGGACCTTCCCAAATGCAgagcaggggaggagagggatggCGAGGGGGTGTGGTACCTTGTGGGAGAAGCCACTCATGAGCACGCTGTTGCGTGCCAGCTCACACATGTCACAGGAGCTGAGCTTCCACACCTGGGTGGCGATGCTATACTCCTCCATCAGCGGCTCCTGCAGGGGCCAGGTTCCCTCAGGCAGGTGCACCGGGGCCTgctgcccaccccctcccagggCCTGACCAGTAGGCACGCTGCGCTCCAGCAGCAGAGGGCAGCACCAGCCCCGAGGCTCCTCAGTCCAGGTGGCCTTTGTGCCCCAGGACACCTGCCTGGCTGCCTGCCAGGCGCTGACCTTGGTGAAATGGAACTGCAGGGGATCGTCCGTGGACAGCGAGACCATGAGGCCGCGGGACAGGTACTCGGGTAGCGGGTTCCGGTGGTAGCTGAGGAAGAGGCTGTTGTTGCTGAGCGGGGACATGGCGATGCCGACCTGGGCCAGGTAGTACAGGTACTGCAGGACCGGGGCCTGGGCGGGCGACAGGTAGGGTGGGCCTATCAGGTTGGGGAGGACAGCTGGTTCCGAGGGGTACAGGCCACAGTGCAGGTTTGGGGGCAGTCCAGGCTGGGCAGGAGTTGCAGAGGGTCGGTTACAGCCAGGTTCCGAATTGGGGCCTTGGTGTGGAGGCTGGGGTCCCAGCTGGGGGTGGGTGAGGAGGACCAGCTGCtgaagaggcctgatgggcagggaggaggggagccTCTGGGATGGGGCAGGCAGGGGTGCAGAGCCTGACCTTGCGCAGAAGCAGCCCATGCGAGATGTTCTCAGCCAGCATGAAGGCCGACACCAGGTGGTGGATGGGCCCCGCCTCCCCGCAGTGTGGCCTCAGCACGAACGTATGGAAGCCCCTCTGTCTGGGGGGCCAGAAGACAGAGTTGGGTCCCAAGCCTGGTGCGCCCAGGCTCCTGAACCCCAACCCAGTGACTCTGTGGGCTGAGGACCAAGGGTCAGGGGTAGGTTCTTGGCTGCAAGGGTTGAACTGCAGAGCCCCAGGGGCAGAGAAACAACCCGTCAGATCCAAGAATGGGGTAAGAGGTGGGTCAGGGGGCCCCAGCAGGCCCCGGGGCGGGCCCGGAGCAAGGCCCGCGGACTGAGGGCTAGCCAGGCGGGTAGAGGCGTGGAGCCCAGGGCAGGCACCTGCGGAGGTGGTTCAGCACGGCCATGTTGGCAAAGGTGTAGTACAGGTAGTAGGCGTAGGGCGGGTTGTCCTCCTCCACCCAAGCCTCAGGGAGCGGGCTCTCCAGGTTGAAGACGTGGTTCTCGGGCTTCGACTCATCATCCACACTGTCAAAGCCATCCACCTGGCCCAGGACGCTGGGTCAGGCCCAGAGCTACAGCCGGGCCTGAGGCAGTGTCCTCCCCACACCCAGACCCGGGCCACCCCCTCACATGCTCCAGGAAGAGATGCAGCTCCGGGTGGCTGGCAGGGTGGATGGTGGCCTCGAACAACGGCAGGAAGATGttctccagcatctcctggaaGTTGGCCAGCTGGCCCTTGGTCCGGTACACATCGCTGCGGGTGAGATGTAGGTACACAGGCGCACGCAGGTCAGGGCAGAACCACAGAAGCACTTCTGAGCCATACTGAGTGAGAGGGGCTGGAGAGACCGTGAGTGGAGCCAGGGCTCCCTCCTGTTCCGAGGGCtcggctgggatgggggagggtcaGCCATCCCAGAGGGCAGGAGGCCAGCCCTGGCCCCATGACCTCTGCCCGCCACGTTCCCTCCCACGCCCAGGGACACTCACAAGAGGCGGGGCACCTGCACGAGCCAGCGCACGTTGGGGGAGTGTACACGGTGCATGACGGCCCAGCGTGCTAGCTTGTCCCACTCGTCTCTTGAGCGGCCGTAGATAGAGAGCCGCAGCTCTGCGTTCTGGTATTTGCTCTCCTCCAGGTCGGACATCACCTCCTGAGCAGCATGCGTGGGCAACTGTCACCCTCAGgcttctcccccatccctgtcccgGTGCCCACGAGGCACGCTCCATCCGACCTCTTCACGCCTCTCACCCACCCCGCAAACCCCCAGCCACCCAGGCTCTCACTCAGTCAGGGGGGGCTGCCCTCCTCCTCACCTTGATGATGTGAGCAAAGTACTTCCCAGAAACCCTGTTGTCCGTCTTGATGAAGATCTCTCGGAGGACAGACTCCCCAATGGGGTTGTATTTGGCATTGAACTTGTCAAAGCGATGGAAGGTGTTTCTGTCCTGGGGGAGAAAGGCCAGCCCAGGTCACCCCTGAACCCCAGCCTGCACACCAGCCCAGCCTCTCAGCCCCCGTGCCGTGGACTGACGGCGTGCACGTCGAGCGTGTCCACACTCAGGTCGTAGGCTGTGAGGTTCATGCTCTCGAAGACCTCCCGTAGCGTCTGCTCACGACCCTGCTCCACGTGCACGATCTCCTCCAGGTGCCGCTTCATCGCCCGTTTGATGAAGCGCAGCAGATGCTTCTGGTTCATGCAGGATGAGGCATGGATGTGCGTGTCCACCTGCGATGGAACAGGGACTGCTGGGGCCTGGACGGTGGGATGGGAGAAGACTCTCCAAACTGGATGTTGGGGAGGTGGGCAGGCCGTGGAGGGGGAGGCTGGGCACGGGGGCTGGGTCAGTCGGGTGGGGAGGGCTCACCTTGCGGATGTTGTAGAAATCTCGGTGTGGCACCTTCTTCTGCGCGGCCAGCTCCTTCATTTCGTTGAGCAGCACGTGCATCTGGAACTTGGAGCTCAGGTACTGGAGCCGGCGGTAACAGAATGACTTTCTGGGCAGGAGAAGAACCAGGCAGGGGCTCAGGCATGCAGGGAGGCACCCGGGAGGGCCTAGGCGGCAGAGTCGAGGGCAGGAGCCAGAGGGTCAGGAATGGGGCTGCTAAGGGGACAGCAGCCGAAGACGGGGGATGTCTAGGACTTAGGGACTATGAAAGGGTGAGACTGGGTGACAGGTGTCTGGGGCCAGACTGGAAAAATCCAAGCGGGGAGAGGAGCTGAGTGTCTGGGACAGGCGCGGACTCACATGGGGCCATTGATGATCAGAGCCATCAGCACATTGACATCTGCCACAAATTCCTGCAGGTCGGGATATGGTAGCTCCACCTCTGAGCAGCTGGTGTGTAAGGGGAGCTTGAGTGAGCAGAGCAAGCCAGGAGGCCCTGCGGGCCCTCCTGAGCCAAGGCCATCCCTCTTAGTTGCCACCCCTCCACGGCCCCCAGCACACCCTACACCCCTCTTACTGCTCATCAGGTTCCCTGCGGGTGTACACATGAACCACGCCCCGCACCATGCGCAGACCCAAGCCCAGGTCCCCTGGCATGGTGCTTGGCTCACAGTGCTCATAGGGGTGCTGCTCCAGCACTGGTGGGTGCACCGGGGCATCTGCAAGGGTGAGGAGGGTGAAGTCAGGGCCAGAGCTCTTCCAGGCCACCTGCTTCCCGGCCCAGAGGCCCCAGCAGGACAGCTCCTGTCCCTGCCTCCCAACCCTGCATGCCAAGAGgctgggaaggaggaggcaggctGAGGTTCCTGGGCACCCAGCTCAGGGCGGCTGGGATGCCAGGGCACATGGAGTAGGACAGGGATGGGGGGTCCCACCAGCGGACACGGGGGTGTCGGGGCCCTGCTCGTAGGTGCGTGTCTCCAGGGGCTTCTCGGCCAGCTGCTGCAGGTACCGGCGGGTGGTGGGGCAGAAGCTCTGCAGCGACAGGGCCATGTACTTCTCCCGGATGAACAGCGCCCGCACCACGCTCTTGGCCGCATCCAGCAGGTCTGTGAAGGGCACCTGGAGACAGAGATGTGGATACGCTCTCCTCGGTCCCAGACCCAGCCCGCTCTCACCTCCTTCCTGGGGCCCATACCCTAGAAACACTCAGACCATTCTATGCTCAACAGGGTGACTAGCTCCCAACCAGAGCCTCTGCCTCTCCAACTTTTAGAAAGAGAAGCAGCCCCTCTAGCCTCTATCCCCATAGCCCCAGACTTGGGGAGCCCAGCAGGATGCAAGGACGGGGACACTCACCCCACACTTCTCCTCTCCGGAGATGGTCACCCGCTGAAACTCCCGCTCCAGCACCGCGTCGCGCTCCCACAGGCCCCGGTCACCCTGCCCCTCACCTTTCTCCCTGTAGAGCCTATAAGTGGGGAGGACaagggaggggctggaggcagcagagggacaggccccagccccgcagcccccgtgcccctctgccctcctcactGGAAGTCTGAGTCACTGTCAGTCTTCAGGAAATCTTGCTTGGCCCGAAGCAGGATGTCCGGCTCCAGCCTGGAGGTGAGAGGAGAGGGCAGGCACATGAAGAGGCCCGTGCTCCCAGCCAGGGCCCTGCACTGTCCGAGGTGCCGTGTGTGTGGTTACGTGTGGCCCTCACAGGGCTGAAGAACCCTGGGCCACGCAGGCTGCTCTCACCCCAcatcagagatgagaaaacacaCCCAGAAGTTAAGCAACATGTTCCAGGACACATTGGTGGGCAAAAAGCTGAACCGGGCAGAGCCCAGCAGCCTGACCCCAAAGCCTATGTCTGAACACCACTACTCTGGGCCACCTCCCGGGGGCGGCCCAGGGGGAGGACTGGTTGGACGAGAACAACGGCGGGGCTCCACAAGAGCCCAGGTGGAAAGAGACGGATGCTGGGCGGActgccctgtcccctccccacaaCCCCACAGCCGCCGCCTGGCTGTGCCCCTGCACCCGGCAGCGGCAGCGGCCTGGCCGAGCCCCTGCCCTGCGGCCGCCTGGCTCTGCAGCTGGGGGCTCACTTGACATCCTGGCTGATCTGCCGCTCCAAGCGCTGCCTCCGCTCCTCCAGCTGCTCGATGGGGCTCTCCTCCGGGAACTCGTAAGGGGCGCTGCGGAGCTCACTTTCAGCCAGGGAGCGGCTGAACAGCTCCtggtgggagggaaggaagggtcaGTGTGGCCGAGCCATCAGGGTCCAGGGATGTGGGGAGGGCACAGGGGGCTGGGGGTACCTGGGACAACCTAGGGATCAGGGCAGAGCCAAATATAAAGTAAGGGGACAGCTTGAGGTGCAGGGGTGCAGGGAGCAGGGACCAGGCATGGAGGCAGCGACGGGGTGAGTGGGGGAAAACGCAGGGGGTGGTGCCAAGCGATACCTCGGCGATCTCCTTGCATTTGCCATCCATGGACGTGCGCAGGTCGAGCGGGAAGTGCTtgaggcagggggcagggcctGGCAGGGATCGGGCAGACTGTAGCGGAGGGGCCCCCAGCCCACCCCGAGCCTCTGTGGAGACAGTGATGCAGGGTCAAAGGGTGCGGGGAAGGGCCTGGGTGCACTGGAAGCCCTGGGCCCCGGCATTACCCGAGGCCAGCCCCAGAGAGAGGCCAGTCCCACTCAGAGGCTGAGGCGTGAGCCCACCCGTGGACCTCACCTGCAGTCTGGCCCCGGGACCCCTCAACTCATTCCAGGTTCGGGGGTGGGGCTAAGAGTCTGCCCCTACAACAAACAGACTCATTCACCCCAGGAATAAAAATCTGAATCCTGCACTAGGGGCCACTCCATCGGGCCGTGAGAGAACCTCCAGGTGAGTACCTGCTACAGGCAGCACCCACGTGtccatgcacacatatacacactctcactctctctctctctccaggcgCTCATCCACACCAGCGAAGCCCAGCGCACAGCTTCCACGGCAGACAGTCCAGGGTCAGACCTGCCACTGGATGAGCAGACAGCCTCTCGAGGGCAGGCTGACCTAGACCTACAGAGCCTAGGGGAGCCACAGCTGCCACTCGGCTCTGGCCTGGGGACCAGCCCCcgagggaagaggagaagaggaagtgGAGGACTTGGTTGAGAGCAGGACCCTGACCTCCTCCTGGGAGGCCTGCCCTCTCCCCCAGGACCCCAGAGCTGCCAAGATGTGGCCTGGCCTCAGCCTGCCCCTCCCACTGCTGGCTGCCCCTCCAAAGGGAGCTGCCACAAACAGTCTGCGCCACTCAGAGGCCCCAGGATCTGGGCCGGAGGCCCTGGGGAGGGCCAGGGGAAGGGAGGATCGGCAGCCGGAGTCTCTCTCCACAGAGGGAAGGATTTCTCAGCTTTCAGAGGAGGCTGGCactaaagaccttgatgctgaagAGTCTAGAGAGGCTGCCTGAGCTCCCAGCCCACCCCCAAGAaccctccctgggctccccaagCCACCCTCCCCAGCAGGAAGCTCTCAAGCCAGCTCTGGGGTGCTCCCCTT includes these proteins:
- the AMPD2 gene encoding AMP deaminase 2 isoform X1 → MASEARGGLGAPPLQSARSLPGPAPCLKHFPLDLRTSMDGKCKEIAEELFSRSLAESELRSAPYEFPEESPIEQLEERRQRLERQISQDVKLEPDILLRAKQDFLKTDSDSDFQLYREKGEGQGDRGLWERDAVLEREFQRVTISGEEKCGVPFTDLLDAAKSVVRALFIREKYMALSLQSFCPTTRRYLQQLAEKPLETRTYEQGPDTPVSADAPVHPPVLEQHPYEHCEPSTMPGDLGLGLRMVRGVVHVYTRREPDEHCSEVELPYPDLQEFVADVNVLMALIINGPIKSFCYRRLQYLSSKFQMHVLLNEMKELAAQKKVPHRDFYNIRKVDTHIHASSCMNQKHLLRFIKRAMKRHLEEIVHVEQGREQTLREVFESMNLTAYDLSVDTLDVHADRNTFHRFDKFNAKYNPIGESVLREIFIKTDNRVSGKYFAHIIKEVMSDLEESKYQNAELRLSIYGRSRDEWDKLARWAVMHRVHSPNVRWLVQVPRLFDVYRTKGQLANFQEMLENIFLPLFEATIHPASHPELHLFLEHVDGFDSVDDESKPENHVFNLESPLPEAWVEEDNPPYAYYLYYTFANMAVLNHLRRQRGFHTFVLRPHCGEAGPIHHLVSAFMLAENISHGLLLRKAPVLQYLYYLAQVGIAMSPLSNNSLFLSYHRNPLPEYLSRGLMVSLSTDDPLQFHFTKEPLMEEYSIATQVWKLSSCDMCELARNSVLMSGFSHKVKSHWLGPNYTKEGPEGNDIRRTNVPDIRVGYRHETLCQELALITQAVQSEMLETIPEEAGITMSPGPQ
- the AMPD2 gene encoding AMP deaminase 2 isoform X2, giving the protein MWQSQAQLVQLRLPPRAPRQPEPWHLIHLAPATPRPNIPLRSGPASRFPLQYQELFSRSLAESELRSAPYEFPEESPIEQLEERRQRLERQISQDVKLEPDILLRAKQDFLKTDSDSDFQLYREKGEGQGDRGLWERDAVLEREFQRVTISGEEKCGVPFTDLLDAAKSVVRALFIREKYMALSLQSFCPTTRRYLQQLAEKPLETRTYEQGPDTPVSADAPVHPPVLEQHPYEHCEPSTMPGDLGLGLRMVRGVVHVYTRREPDEHCSEVELPYPDLQEFVADVNVLMALIINGPIKSFCYRRLQYLSSKFQMHVLLNEMKELAAQKKVPHRDFYNIRKVDTHIHASSCMNQKHLLRFIKRAMKRHLEEIVHVEQGREQTLREVFESMNLTAYDLSVDTLDVHADRNTFHRFDKFNAKYNPIGESVLREIFIKTDNRVSGKYFAHIIKEVMSDLEESKYQNAELRLSIYGRSRDEWDKLARWAVMHRVHSPNVRWLVQVPRLFDVYRTKGQLANFQEMLENIFLPLFEATIHPASHPELHLFLEHVDGFDSVDDESKPENHVFNLESPLPEAWVEEDNPPYAYYLYYTFANMAVLNHLRRQRGFHTFVLRPHCGEAGPIHHLVSAFMLAENISHGLLLRKAPVLQYLYYLAQVGIAMSPLSNNSLFLSYHRNPLPEYLSRGLMVSLSTDDPLQFHFTKEPLMEEYSIATQVWKLSSCDMCELARNSVLMSGFSHKVKSHWLGPNYTKEGPEGNDIRRTNVPDIRVGYRHETLCQELALITQAVQSEMLETIPEEAGITMSPGPQ
- the AMPD2 gene encoding AMP deaminase 2 isoform X3 — its product is MASYSSGPGNPKAKYPFKKRASLQVSFAVPEARGGLGAPPLQSARSLPGPAPCLKHFPLDLRTSMDGKCKEIAEELFSRSLAESELRSAPYEFPEESPIEQLEERRQRLERQISQDVKLEPDILLRAKQDFLKTDSDSDFQLYREKGEGQGDRGLWERDAVLEREFQRVTISGEEKCGVPFTDLLDAAKSVVRALFIREKYMALSLQSFCPTTRRYLQQLAEKPLETRTYEQGPDTPVSADAPVHPPVLEQHPYEHCEPSTMPGDLGLGLRMVRGVVHVYTRREPDEHCSEVELPYPDLQEFVADVNVLMALIINGPIKSFCYRRLQYLSSKFQMHVLLNEMKELAAQKKVPHRDFYNIRKVDTHIHASSCMNQKHLLRFIKRAMKRHLEEIVHVEQGREQTLREVFESMNLTAYDLSVDTLDVHADRNTFHRFDKFNAKYNPIGESVLREIFIKTDNRVSGKYFAHIIKEVMSDLEESKYQNAELRLSIYGRSRDEWDKLARWAVMHRVHSPNVRWLVQVPRLFDVYRTKGQLANFQEMLENIFLPLFEATIHPASHPELHLFLEHVDGFDSVDDESKPENHVFNLESPLPEAWVEEDNPPYAYYLYYTFANMAVLNHLRRQRGFHTFVLRPHCGEAGPIHHLVSAFMLAENISHGLLLRKAPVLQYLYYLAQVGIAMSPLSNNSLFLSYHRNPLPEYLSRGLMVSLSTDDPLQFHFTKEPLMEEYSIATQVWKLSSCDMCELARNSVLMSGFSHKVKSHWLGPNYTKEGPEGNDIRRTNVPDIRVGYRHETLCQELALITQAVQSEMLETIPEEAGITMSPGPQ